GACGGGGCGGGATCGGCATCGACGCGGCGGGTGCTCCTGGCGAGCCTGGTCGGCACCGCGGTCGAGTTCTACGACTTCTACATCTACGGGACCGCCGCGAGCCTCGTCTTCGGCGCGCTCTTCTTCCCCGCGGCGAGTCCGTCGGCACAGCTGCTCTCGGCGTACGCGACCTTCACCGTCGCGTTCGTCGCGCGTCCGGTCGGGGCGGTCGCGTTCGGGCACTTCGGCGACCGCATCGGCCGGAAATCGACGCTCGTCGCGTCGCTGCTCCTGATGGGGCTCTCCACCTTCGCGATCGCGTTTCTGCCGTCGTACGAGCAGGCGGGGTGGATCGCGCCGGCGCTCCTCTGCCTGCTGCGCTTCGGGCAGGGATTCGGGCTCGGTGGCGAGTGGGGCGGCGCGGCGCTGCTCGCGGTCGAGAACGCGCCGCCCGGCTGGCGGGCGCGCTACGGCATGTTCCCCCAGCTCGGCGCGCCCGTCGGCTTCATCGCCGCGAACGGACTCTTCCTCCTGCTCGGGCTCGCGCTCACGCCGGAGCAGTTCGTCGCCTGGGGCTGGCGGCTGCCGTTCGTCGCGAGCATCGCGCTGATCGCGCTCGGGCTCTGGGTGCGGCTCCGGCTCGGGGAGACGGCGGCGTTCCGCGCCGCGCTCGCCGCTGCGCCGCCGCCGCGCGTGCCGCTCGCCGAGGTCGTGCGCGGACACTTTCTCGCCGTGCTCGGCGGCACGGGCGCCGTCGTCTGCTGCTTCGCGCTCTTCTATCTGACGACGGTCTTCGCGCTCGGCTACGGCACGCGGACCCTCGGCTACGGGCGCGAGGCCTTCCTCGCCCTCCAGCTCGGCGCGATCCTCTTCATGGCCGCGGGCACGATCGTCGCCGGCTACTGGTCCGATGCCGCGAGCCCGCGCCGCGTGCTCATGAGCGGCTGCGTGCTCGCGGTCGGCGCGGGCGCGGCGCTCGCCCCGCTCATGGGCGCGGGGTCGTTGGCGCTGGTCTTCGTGTTCCTGGCCGGCGCGCTCTTCGTCATGGGGCTGGTGTACGGACCGCTCGGCGCCTTCCTGCCGGGCCTTTTCCCGGCGCGCGTTCGCTACACGGGCGTGTCGATCGCCTTCAACGTCGGCGGCATCATCGGCGGCGGCCTGGCGCCGATGATCGCGCAGGCGCTCGCCGACGCGGGCGGCCTCTGGCTCGTCGGCCTCTACCTCGCCGGCGCCGGCGCGCTGAGCTTCGTGGCGCTCGCCGCGCTCGCGCGGCCGGCGGTGGAGTAGCGGGTGGCGCCGGTCCGGGGCACGCGCTCGCGGGGTCGTGCCGGCGCTCCGGAACGGCGGCGTCTGTGCGCGCCCCACTGGCATCGTAGCGGCGGGAGCTGGTATGGCGCGCACGCGTTTCCGACGCGGGAGTCGGACCAACCATCACAGAAGGAGAAGTGCACATGAACAAGGTCACGGGATTCCTGATGGCGTCGGCGGCTGCCGGCCTGGTGCTGTCGGGGGCTGTCGGGGCGCGCGCCGACGCGGGCAAGACGGGCGGCGAGGTCTACTGCTCGGGCATCAACGCGTGCAAAGGCCAGGGGGCCTGCGCGGGCGCCGGGCACGCCTGCGGCGGCAAGAACGCCTGCAAGGGGCAGGGGATCGTCAAGACGAGCGAGAAGGAGTGCAAGGAGAAGGGCGGCAAGGTCGTTCCCGATCCGATGGCGAATTGATCGCCCGCGCGCGACGCGGCGGCGCGGGGGCACCGCGCCGCCGTCACGCGCCGCCGACGAAGGCGGCGCGCCGCGGCGCGCTCGGGAAGCGCGCCGCGTACTGCTCGACCCCGAGGCGGAGCACCTCGCGGAAGCGTTCGCGCTCGACCGCGAGCTCCGGCGCGAGCCGCGCATCGAGGAGGCGCGCGAGCGGCGGGTAGGCGCGCAGGTCGCCGACCAGGTCGGCGAGCGAGAGCCCGTGGCACTCCCCGAGGATGCACATCGCGGCGTACGCGAGCTGGCTCGGGTTCGGCTTCAGGCTCCAGGCGCGGCGGAAGGTCAGGACGCGCGTCTCGGCCGTCTGCACGCGGATCGGGACGACATCGTCGCGCCCGCTGCCCTCGGGGCCGGGCGGGAGGAATACCAGCGCTGGAACGTCGCCGTCGATCGCGACCGGGTGCGGGACGTAGTGCGGCGACGTGTAGTCGACCGCGTCGGCGAGCGCGCGGCGATAGCGCGCGACGTCGTGTCCGACGCCCTCCGCGAGCGCGAAGAGATGGGCGCCGAGGCTCGTCCCCCGGCTCTCGGCGATGCGCCCGAGCGCGAGCAGCGCGTCGGCGCGGTACCCCTCGCGCTGCGCCACGCGCGCGAGCTCGGGGATGCGGAGCGTCAGCGCGAGCGCGTCGATGCCGGTCGCAGGGTCGGTCGACGTCGCGGCGTCGATGTCGGTCGCGCGGATCGGCGCGTCGGCCGCCGTCGGCTCGAGGACCATCGCGAAGCGGTCGCCGTACTGCGAGAGCTTCCCGAAGCCGCGCCGGCATCCCGAGAGCCGGACGCGCCGGGCGTCGGCGACGGGGAGCGGCGCCAACGAGGCGAGGCCGAGCCCGCTCATGAGGGAGCCGTAGGCGACGACGGTCGCGGTGCCGACCGCGCGGCTCACGTCGGCACCGGTCCGCACCGCCGGATGGCCTCGTTGGCGAGGAAATCGCAGCGCTCGTTCTCGACGTGCCCGTCGTGGCCGCGCACCCAGTGCCAGCGCATCGTGTGCTTGCACGCCTCGGCGTCGAGGGCTTCCCAGAGGTCGGCGTTCTTGACCGGCTGCTTGTCGGCCGTGCGCCAGCCGTTGCGCTTCCACTTGGCGAGCCAGCTCTGCATGCCGTTCTTCAGGTACTGCGAGTCGGTGAAGAGATCGACCTCGCACGGCTGCTTCAGGGTGCGCAGGCCCTCGAGCGCTGCCTGCAGCTCCATGCGGTTGTTGGTGGTGGCGGGCGCGTAGCCGGTGATCTCGCGCCGGTGGGGGCCCGAGACGAGGACCGCGGCCCAGCCGCCCGGCCCGGGATTCCCCTGGCACGCGCCGTCGGTGAAGATCTCGACGGAGGTCATCCTTGCAGGAGCTCGCGGGCGATGGTGAGGATCTGCATCTCGGTCGTGCCGCCGCCGAGCTCGACGAGCTTCGCGTCGCGGGCGAGCCGCTCGACGACGTACTCCTCCATGTAGCCGTTGCCGGCGAGGATGTGGATCGCCTCGAAGGCGACGAAGGTTCCCATCTCGGCGCAGTAGAGCTTGCCGGCGCAGATGTCGGCGACGGACTCC
This genomic window from Deltaproteobacteria bacterium contains:
- a CDS encoding MFS transporter, with the translated sequence MDGAGSASTRRVLLASLVGTAVEFYDFYIYGTAASLVFGALFFPAASPSAQLLSAYATFTVAFVARPVGAVAFGHFGDRIGRKSTLVASLLLMGLSTFAIAFLPSYEQAGWIAPALLCLLRFGQGFGLGGEWGGAALLAVENAPPGWRARYGMFPQLGAPVGFIAANGLFLLLGLALTPEQFVAWGWRLPFVASIALIALGLWVRLRLGETAAFRAALAAAPPPRVPLAEVVRGHFLAVLGGTGAVVCCFALFYLTTVFALGYGTRTLGYGREAFLALQLGAILFMAAGTIVAGYWSDAASPRRVLMSGCVLAVGAGAALAPLMGAGSLALVFVFLAGALFVMGLVYGPLGAFLPGLFPARVRYTGVSIAFNVGGIIGGGLAPMIAQALADAGGLWLVGLYLAGAGALSFVALAALARPAVE
- the rnhA gene encoding ribonuclease HI; its protein translation is MTSVEIFTDGACQGNPGPGGWAAVLVSGPHRREITGYAPATTNNRMELQAALEGLRTLKQPCEVDLFTDSQYLKNGMQSWLAKWKRNGWRTADKQPVKNADLWEALDAEACKHTMRWHWVRGHDGHVENERCDFLANEAIRRCGPVPT